A genomic segment from Gadus morhua chromosome 4, gadMor3.0, whole genome shotgun sequence encodes:
- the LOC115542463 gene encoding thymidine phosphorylase isoform X1 encodes MLSIPDLIKKKRDGNALSDDDIQFFLQAVVENNIQEAQTGAMLMAIFMKGMVATETMALTKAMKLSGEVLSWPEEWAGLVVDKHSTGGVGDKVSLVLAPALAACGLKVPMISGRGLSHTGGTLDKLESIPGFNVSQPFPKLRSILAEVGCVIVGQTVSLVPADRILYALRDATSTVESLPLITGSIISKKAAESLNSLVLDVKFGRSAICKDLASAKALGESLVTAGNNLGMNTRAVFTHMSNPIGRCIGNSVEVIESLETLKGKGPSDLMELVSTLGGVLLVMTGKVSSLSEGGRLITESVTGGAALAKFQAMMVAQGVSNENAQSLCSAQADYHRILRRADHQTELRTHTQGVVMEIDGLVLAEVLHQLGAGRTNAGEPINHSVGAELLVSLGESVNKGRPWLRIHFESPALTPDQTSRLEGALTLGGSGDKPLRGSLIEEMIPPM; translated from the exons ATGCTGTCCATTCCAGATCTGATCAAGAAGAAGAGGGACGGCAATGCCCTCAGTGATGATGACATCCAGTTCTTCCTCCAGGCTGTAGTTGAGAACAACATACAGGAAGCTCAAacag GGGCGATGCTGATGGCCATCTTCATGAAGGGCATGGTTGCCACGGAGACGATGGCCCTGACCAAAGCGATGAAGCTGTCGGGGGAAGTGCTGTCGTGGCCCGaggagtgggcggggcttgtGGTGGACAAACACTCCACTGGCGGCGTGGGAGATAAAGTGAGCCTGGTGCTAGCGCCAGCGCTAGCGGCCTGTGGCTTGAAG gttCCAATGATCAGTGGGCGGGGCCTCTCTCATACTGGAGGAACTCTGGATAAACTGGAATCAATCCCAGGGTTTAATGTCAGCCAGCCATTCCCAAAG ctgcgGTCAATTCTGGCGGAGGTGGGCTGTGTGATCGTGGGTCAGACTGTCTCTCTGGTCCCAGCGGACCGCATCCTCTATGCCCTGAGGGACGCCACCAGCACTGTGGAAAGCCTGCCCCTCATCACCG GGTCCATCATCTCTAAGAAGGCAGCAGAGTCTCTGAACTCCTTGGTCCTGGACGTCAAGTTTGGGAGATCAGCTATCTGCAAAGACCTAGCTAGCGCTAAGGCGCTAGGAGAGTCCCTG GTGACCGCCGGTAACAACCTGGGCATGAATACGAGGGCGGTGTTTACCCACATGAGCAATCCTATTGGTCGATGCATCGGCAACAGTGTGGAGGTCATCGAATCACTGGAGACCCTGAAGGGAAAAGGACCCAGCGACCTGATGGAGCTGGTCAGCACCCTGG GGGGCGTGTTGCTGGTGATGACAGGCAAAGTGAGCAGCCTATCGGAGGGCGGCAGATTGATCACTGAGAGTGTGACTGGTGGAGCAGCTCTGGCTAAGTTCCAGGCCATGATGGTAGCTCAGGGCGTGTCCAATGAGAATGCTCAATCGCTATGCTCCGCCCAAGCAGACTACCACCGCATCCTGAGGAGAGCAGACCACCAGACAgagctacgcacacacacccagg GGGTTGTCATGGAGATCGATGGGCTTGTCTTGGCCGAGGTCCTCCATCAGCTTGGGGCAGGGCGAACGAATGCTGGAGAACCTATCAATCACAGTGTCGGGGCGGAGCTACTGGTGTCATTGGGTGAAAGTGTAAATAAAG GCCGCCCCTGGTTACGGATCCACTTTGAGAGTCCGGCTCTGACCCCAGACCAGACGAGTCGTTTGGAGGGCGCTCTGACTCTCGGTGGATCAGGAGACAAACCTCTCCGAGGATCACTAATCGAGGAGATGATCCCGCCCATGTGA
- the LOC115542463 gene encoding thymidine phosphorylase isoform X2 encodes MLSIPDLIKKKRDGNALSDDDIQFFLQAVVENNIQEAQTGAMLMAIFMKGMVATETMALTKAMKLSGEVLSWPEEWAGLVVDKHSTGGVGDKVSLVLAPALAACGLKVPMISGRGLSHTGGTLDKLESIPGFNVSQPFPKLRSILAEVGCVIVGQTVSLVPADRILYALITGSIISKKAAESLNSLVLDVKFGRSAICKDLASAKALGESLVTAGNNLGMNTRAVFTHMSNPIGRCIGNSVEVIESLETLKGKGPSDLMELVSTLGGVLLVMTGKVSSLSEGGRLITESVTGGAALAKFQAMMVAQGVSNENAQSLCSAQADYHRILRRADHQTELRTHTQGVVMEIDGLVLAEVLHQLGAGRTNAGEPINHSVGAELLVSLGESVNKGRPWLRIHFESPALTPDQTSRLEGALTLGGSGDKPLRGSLIEEMIPPM; translated from the exons ATGCTGTCCATTCCAGATCTGATCAAGAAGAAGAGGGACGGCAATGCCCTCAGTGATGATGACATCCAGTTCTTCCTCCAGGCTGTAGTTGAGAACAACATACAGGAAGCTCAAacag GGGCGATGCTGATGGCCATCTTCATGAAGGGCATGGTTGCCACGGAGACGATGGCCCTGACCAAAGCGATGAAGCTGTCGGGGGAAGTGCTGTCGTGGCCCGaggagtgggcggggcttgtGGTGGACAAACACTCCACTGGCGGCGTGGGAGATAAAGTGAGCCTGGTGCTAGCGCCAGCGCTAGCGGCCTGTGGCTTGAAG gttCCAATGATCAGTGGGCGGGGCCTCTCTCATACTGGAGGAACTCTGGATAAACTGGAATCAATCCCAGGGTTTAATGTCAGCCAGCCATTCCCAAAG ctgcgGTCAATTCTGGCGGAGGTGGGCTGTGTGATCGTGGGTCAGACTGTCTCTCTGGTCCCAGCGGACCGCATCCTCTATG CCCTCATCACCG GGTCCATCATCTCTAAGAAGGCAGCAGAGTCTCTGAACTCCTTGGTCCTGGACGTCAAGTTTGGGAGATCAGCTATCTGCAAAGACCTAGCTAGCGCTAAGGCGCTAGGAGAGTCCCTG GTGACCGCCGGTAACAACCTGGGCATGAATACGAGGGCGGTGTTTACCCACATGAGCAATCCTATTGGTCGATGCATCGGCAACAGTGTGGAGGTCATCGAATCACTGGAGACCCTGAAGGGAAAAGGACCCAGCGACCTGATGGAGCTGGTCAGCACCCTGG GGGGCGTGTTGCTGGTGATGACAGGCAAAGTGAGCAGCCTATCGGAGGGCGGCAGATTGATCACTGAGAGTGTGACTGGTGGAGCAGCTCTGGCTAAGTTCCAGGCCATGATGGTAGCTCAGGGCGTGTCCAATGAGAATGCTCAATCGCTATGCTCCGCCCAAGCAGACTACCACCGCATCCTGAGGAGAGCAGACCACCAGACAgagctacgcacacacacccagg GGGTTGTCATGGAGATCGATGGGCTTGTCTTGGCCGAGGTCCTCCATCAGCTTGGGGCAGGGCGAACGAATGCTGGAGAACCTATCAATCACAGTGTCGGGGCGGAGCTACTGGTGTCATTGGGTGAAAGTGTAAATAAAG GCCGCCCCTGGTTACGGATCCACTTTGAGAGTCCGGCTCTGACCCCAGACCAGACGAGTCGTTTGGAGGGCGCTCTGACTCTCGGTGGATCAGGAGACAAACCTCTCCGAGGATCACTAATCGAGGAGATGATCCCGCCCATGTGA